CTGCACACTGGGAAACCCTAATTCGCTCACGGGCAATTGATAATCAAGTTTATGTAGTTGCAGCCTCGCCAGCACAAAACAAGAATCTATCATATGTAGGCTATGGAAATTCAATGATTGTAGAGCCATGGGGCAATATTTTAGCTAGAGCAAATTCAAAAGAAGAAATAATTTACTCAGAAATTGATTTATCTTATATTAATGAAATACGTGAGGAATTACCATTATTAAAAAATATTCGTAATGATATTTATGAAATACGAGAAAAATAATGTTTTTTTTTATTTAAATCTCCTTATAATGGTTAAAAGTTATATATGATGATTAATTATATTAATCTTAATGAAAGATGAAATTCCCCATTTATACTTTAAACTAAAAAAGTATGAACATAAATCTAAAAGTAAGCTTGATGGTAAAGAACATACCACGCGAAGGTATATGATTCCCATTAAAAAAGTTCAAATTGAAGGCACTGTTTTTGAAGACATAGAAGACATAGTTATTTTAGCTAAAGAAGATTTTGAAATGGAATTAGATGAATCTAAAGAACTAATTTCTACAGCTGAAAAATTTAAAACATATATTGAATCTAAAAATCAAGAAATTTCAAGTTTAAATGATTTAATCAATGAAAAAGATAATGAATTTGAAGATTTTAAACATTTAAACGAATTAAAAGTTAAAGAACTTCAATTAGACCTTGAAAAAATTAGTGAAGAACATAAAAATATAAAATTAATGTTAAATTCAAAAATAGAAGGATATGAAAATGTTGAAAAGCAGTATAAAGATTTAAAATTACATAATAAGAAACTTGAAAAAGAAATTAAAAGATTAAATGATTTAAGAACATTAGAAAGAGAATCATTCAAAATTAAACTCAATGAAACTGTATTAACTCAAGATGATTATAAAGAACTAAAAAGAAGTCATGAGTTACTGTGGGATGTTGTTCGTGAAAAAGACAAGATTATTAATGATTTAGAAAAGAAAGGTATTGTTAATAATTTAATGAAAAAAATAAGAAATGATTAGTAATCATTATTAGATGTGTCTATAAACTTTAAAATTAAATTAGTGATGAATCATTTATTTATTTTCTTTAAAGCTTTGTTTGCAACTTTTTTTAAATCTTTATCTCCTGTAGCTGCTCGTCTAGCCTTTTTTATTGGATCTATAGCTCTTTCATCACCAATATCTCCAAGAGCTTTAAGTGTTGCCATTTTAACACCCCAATCTTCATCATTTAATTTTTCAATCAAGGGATCAATTGCTTTTTTATCACCTATTTCACCTAATGCTTTTGCTGCGAATTTACGAACTCCAAATTCTTTATCATTTAAAACTTCTATTAATGTGTCCACAACACTACTGTCACCAATTTCTTTAAGGGCTAAAGTTACGTATTTTTTAATATTTCCTTTTTTATCACTCCTTAAAGCTTTAATAAGCGGGCTGATTGCAGGTTTCCCAATTTTGCCCAGAGATTTAGCTGCTTGGAATCTTACTTCAGGATTTGTATCATTAAATGTTTTAATTAATGGTTCAATTCCATTTGGATCTCTGGATTCACCAATTTCTTCTGTAGCCTTTTTTCTAATTTCTATATCCTCATTTTCCAAATTTTTGATAAGATTATCCATTTCCTCATCTCCACATCTTTTAATAAAAATTTTATAATTATTAGTGTATCTTCTTCTATTAATTCTTCAATCTATATTTTAAGAAATTATAGTTTATAAATATACCTACAAAATCATTTTAATCATTATATCTTTATATAAGCTTATTAAAAAGTGTATATAAAAGATTCTACAGAGTAAAAAAAGTTGAAATTTTTAATTAAATAAGATATTTTATTTAAAATTTAATGGAAAACAATTTAAGTATTAAATGAGTTCATATATTTATTCTAAAAAAATATAGCGATAATATGAAAAACAACGAAATCTTTGGCGCGAAAATTATAGACACTGCTCTTCAAATCAATGATTATTTGATTATCTCTGACATTCATTTAGGTTATGAGCAATCATTAAACGCAGAAGGAATCATGGTTCCCAGATTTCAGTATAAAAAGATAATAAAAAGACTTAAAGAAATAAAAAATGTTTCAAATGCTACAAAAATCATTATAAACGGTGATTTAAAACATGAATTTGGTAAAATAAGTAAACAAGAATGGAATGAAGTAATAGATTTTACTTCATTTCTTAAAAAAAATTTTGATGAAATATTGCTAATTAAAGGTAATCATGATAATTTTACGAAGTTTATAGCTAAAAAAAGTCAATTAGAAGTCTACGAAAAGTACTCTGTAGAAAATTATCTTATAATTCATGGAGATAAAATTCCTAAAGGTTATAATAAAATTAAAGAAGAAACAATTATAATAGGTCATGAACACCCTAGTATTAGCATTAGAAATGTAGAACGCGTTGAAAAGATTAAATGCTTCTTAAAAGGGAAATTAAATGGTAAAAATTTGATTGTTATGCCGTCTTTTAATTTTATAACTGAAGGGTCAGATGTAATGCATGAAAAAACTATTTCTCCATTTTTAGATGCTGATAGTCTTGAAGATTTTGAAGTAATTGCTGTTGAATATTTTGAAATATTATATTTTGGAAAAATAAAGGATTTAATTAAAATTAAAGATAAATTCATCTAAATTATTTAATTTAAAAGAAAAATAAGGATAAAAATGATAGAAAGGCAAGAAAAACTTTATGATGATAATGAAATTTATAAATTGTTACATCCGTGGGTTAAAAAATGGTTTAAATGTAACTTTGAAAGTTTTACTGAATCTCAAAAATATGCAATAATGGACATTCATAAAGGAAACAATATACTTATTTCATCCCCTACAGGATCTGGAAAAACATTAACAGCTTTTCTTTCAATTATAAGCCAGTTGGCAATGCTTTCAGATATGGGAAAATTGGAAGATAAGGTCTACTGCATTTATATTTCACCCCTAAAAGCTCTTGATAATGATATTGAAAAGAACCTTGAACATCCATTATCTGAAATTGAAAAAATTGCTGGAAAAAATCTTGGAATTAGAAAGGCAGTTCGAACTGGTGATACTAGTCAGTATGAACGGACAAAAATGCTTAAAAAACCTCCACATATTTTGATTACTACTCCTGAAACATTATCTATACTTCTTTGTGCACCTAAATTTAGGGAAAAATTAAAGGATGTTGGATATGTTATAATTGATGAAATCCATTCTCTTGCCGACAATAAAAGAGGAGTTCATCTAAGCTTAAGTTTAGAAAGATTAAAAAACTTAGCTGGGAATTTCACCAGAATAGGATTAAGTGCAACTGTTTCACCCCTTGAAAAGGTAGCTAAATATCTTGTTGGTTATGAATATAGTGAAGTAAGAAGTTGTAAAATAGTTGAAGTAAATTATTTAAAACAGCGTGATATAAAAGTTTTATGTCCTGTTGAGGATATTATAAGTTCTGATCCTGATGAAATGAATAAAAATACATATACTCTTTTAAATGAACTTATACAGACACATAAAACAACTTTAATTTTTACTAATACACGTAGTGGTACTGAAAGTGTTGTATTTAACCTAAAAAAAAGATTTAAAGATATGTATGATGATGAAAATATAATGGCACATCATTCTTCTCTTTCTAAGGAATTACGTCTTGAAACTGAGGATAAACTTAAAGATGGACAATTAAAAGTTGTTGTTTCATCAACTTCTCTTGAACTTGGAATAGATATAGGTTATATTGATTTAGTTATACTTTTAAGTTCTCCTAAATCAGTTTCAAGGGCATTACAGCGTATAGGGCGAAGCGGACATAAATTACATGAAAAATCTAAGGGAAGAATTATTGTTGTAGACCGAGATGATCTTGTTGAATGCTCTTTAATCTTAAAAAACGCTATTGAGGGCAAAATAGACGAAATAAATATTCCAGAAAACTGTTTAGATGTTTTATCCCAGCAAATCTATGGAATGGCTATTGAAACTAAATGGGATATTGATATGGCATATGATTTAATTAAAAAGAGTTATTGTTATAGAAATTTATCAATTAATGATTACCTAAGTGTATTAAGTTATTTGGCAGGAGAATACACAGATCTAGAAGATAGATATGTTTATGCAAAAATTTGGGTAGATTACGAAACCAATATGTTTGGTAAACGGGGAAAACTGGCCAGAATGCTTTATTCGACAAATATTGGAACAATTCCAGACAGATCATCAGCCCGAGTTAAATGTGCGGGACAAGTTGTAGGGAATGTAGAAGAGGATTTTATGGAGAAGCTCCAAAAAGGAGATACTTTTGTTCTTGGAGGAAAAATCTACAGATTTAATTATGCACAGGGCATGACTATTAATGTTACACTGTCATCAGGCCCTCCAAGCATACCTTCATGGTTTTCTGAACAATTACCATTGTCTTTTGACCTTGCACTTGAAATTCAGAGATTTAGAGCAATTATGGAAGGAAAATTCCAAGCTATACGCAGCAAAGAAGAAATAATGGATTTTATCCAGGAGTTTCTCTATGTTGATTATAATGCTGCAAACTCTATTTATGAATATTTTAAAGAGCAATATCTATATGCAATTATTCCAAGCAATAAAAAAATTTTAATAGAATATTATACAGGATTTGGAAACAGAAAATTTGTTGTTTTTCACACATGCTTTGGAAGAAGAGTTAACGATGCATTATCACGCGCTGTAGCATATATCATAGCCAAAAAACATAAAAGAGATGTTATGATATCAATATCAGATAATGGATTTTATTTAAGCTCTGAAGGTAAAATTGGAGGTTTAGAATCATTTAACAATCTTAATTCAGATAATATTGAAGAAATTTTAATTAATGCTATTGAAAAAACTGAAACATTAGCTGGAAGGTTTAGGCATTGTGCTGGAAGAGCTTTAATGATTTTAAGACGTTATAAAGGAAAAGAAAAGAGTGTTTCCCGTCAACAGGTTAAAGGCAAAATACTTTTAAAGTTTGTTAGGGAACTTGATCAAGATTTTTCTATACTTAAAGAAGCAAGAAGGGAAGTAATAGAAGATTTTATGGATGTTAAAAACACTAAACGTGTTTTAAAAATGATAGAAAGTGGCCAAATTGAGATTAAACAAATAAATACTAATATACCTTCACCTTTTGCGTTTAATTTAGTTGCTCAATGTTATCTGGATGTTTTAAAGTATGAAGAGAGAATTGAGTTTATAAGGAGAATGCATCAAGCCATTATTAAAAAAATTGAAGATAAATAAGCTTATTTTATAAAAATAAGTGACAATTAAAAAATAATATAAAAAAATAGGTTATAATGAAAAATATTACTTTATTTATTTTTTTTTATTTTTATTGGGAAAAATAAATGTTAAAATCATCAGCATCCATTTCAATAAACCATTGACCATTTGAAGTCATGAAGGGGGTTCTTGTTAGTACAACAGGAAGCAATTCTGATTCTTCGCCATTACCAGTATCCATTTTTTCACAAATTACTTCTAAAGCATTAGCCATGAATTCTTTAGAGTCAAAACCTAATAATATATCTTTAACATCCATTTCCAGTTCTGTTGATGCGTCAGGATTTTTTGCAATCTCAACACTTTTTAAATTGTTAAAAGCTCTAACAGCTATTGATTTAAGTTCATTATCTGTCATAATAATCACCAAAATTTAATTCTATTTTCTAATAATATAACTTCTTTTATTTAAATAATTTTAAACTATTATATAAAATTAATTGTATTTAATATAATCAATAATAACATATCTATTTAATTGTTATCTTCATGATTTTTGAAAATATTATACTTAAATATCAAATTTTTACAAAACAGCAATAAATTAGTGGTTATATGTATATGTAACTAATTATTTTTCCTTAGTTTTACAATTTTTTTGAAATATTTTCTGTTTAAATTTTTTGTTAATTAAAATTTACATTTTTATGTTTTTTTTGGATATATTAATTTTTTTTATTTTCAATTTTATCCAATGAAAAAAATAAATATTCAAACTTAGATGATAAAAAAGAAGAGATTTTTAATTAGAAATAATTCCTAAAATATGTTATTTTACTTCGTTAAACATCACTATAACGAAGTTTGCATATATTTTCATTAAATTTTTATTTTTTATTTTTAAATCCATTATTTACTCTAAAAAGAATTCCCCTAAATATTGCAAGTATAAGCATTAGAGTACTTATGAAACGTTTCTTCATAGATTCCACCTTATACTATTTAGTATTACATTAAGATATTTATAACTTTCTTTTTGTATTCAACTATCCATTAAAAAAAGGCCACGTGATTCCTATTTTAGTCAATAAAAAAGAAGATAAATGAAGAAAAAATTATTTTTTTAAAACACTAAACATGTTTAGGATTTGTATACATTTACATATTTGCTGTAAATACTCTGGAAGAACTTAGATACAATTCCTTCACTTGTTAAGTCATTTTCATAAGTGTATTCTCCAATTACTGTTGCACTTAGATTCATTAATATTTTTGAAGTTTTAGAATTTGGATTTCTAGTAAAAATCGAGTTTCCAGATGCAGATGCCTTGTTAAGCTCAGGATCATCAGGTATAACTGAAATTACAGGTAGGTTAAGTATAACTTCAATTTCATCAGTTGTTAAAAATGCTTTATCAGTACGCATTTTGTTGATTACTACTCCCAGTATATCGATTCCCAGCTTTTCTGCAACTATTTTAGTCTTTAGGGCATCGCTTAATGAAGTAATTTCAGGGGTTGTAACAAGAATTAGTTCATTAGCAACTTCTAGGGCTGCTAGAGCATCTCTTTCTAATCCGCCAGGAGCATCTATTAAAAGAATGTCTATATCTTCAGTAAGTACCTCTAAAACTTCCTCAAGTCTTTCAAGTTTCATATCTTTTAAACCAAATAAAGAAAGTCCTGCAGGGACAATTCTTACACCACCCGGACCTTCATATATTGCATTATGTATAATATCTTTTCCTGCAAGTACTTCTTGTAAAGTTACAGGTTTATCTTCAAGACCAAGGATTAATTCTAAATTTGCCATAGCTATATCAAGATCTAGCACTATTACATCTTCTCCATGAACAGATAATGCTATTCCAAGGTTTGCTGCTATTGTTGTTTTTCCTACGCCGCCTTTTCCTGATGCTACAACTATTACTCTTGCCATTTTATCCACCTTAGTATCATAAAATTATATATAGTATAACATAGTCCTCACAATCATATATCAATCAAAAAAAATAATGTGAATAATATCACACAGAAATTCAAGATGGTAAGTGATAACCTAAAATTTTAATAATAAACTTAAATAAACAAAATTTGGAAATGATCTCATATTGTATGCAATGGTGGGCGTGATTTACTGATGGAAAAACATTATATGTTCATGAAAAAAGCAATTGAAGAAGCAAAAAAAGGTTTGAAAGAACAGGGAATTCCTATCGGAGCAATTTTAGTTAAAAATGACGAAATTATTGCTCGTGGACATAATAAATTATTACAGAAGAATTCTGTGATATTGCATGGAGAAATGGACTGTATAGAAAATGCTGGAAGGTTAAAAGGAGTAGATTATAAAGAATGCACACTTTACACTACTTTGTCTCCATGTGACATGTGTTCTGGACTCATTTTGCTATATAATATTCCAAAAGTAGTAATTGGAGAAAACAAAACATTAAAAGGACCAGAGGACTATTTAAGGGAAAATGGGGTTGAATTGATTAATTTGGATTTAGAGGAATGTAAAACATTGATGAATGATTATATTAGTGAAAATAGTGAAATTTGGGACTTAGAATTAGAAAAAATAAAATAAAAAGCAGTAACTTTTATAAAGCTTTCTTAGCTTATTTTAATATGTACAATCCCATAAATAATCAATAGAAACATTGGAGTTATTATGTTAAAACCACAATATTATGTAGTTAATGACTTTAAATTTGAATCTGGTGATGTTATATCTGAATTAAAAGTCGAATATGCCATATTTGGCAATAAACAAACTGATAATAAAGGAAATATTATAAACGGAGTACTTTATTTACATGGCTGGTCTGGAGATTATACTTCAATTAAACGTATTGAGGATATTATAGGTCCTGGGAAAGCTATTGACACAAATAAATTTTTTGTTATCTGTCCTACAGTTTTAGGGTCACCGGGATCTTCTTCACCATCAAATTCCAGCTTAGGATCAAAATTTCCAAAATATGGTATAATAGATATGGTAAATGCACAATTTTGTCTCGTAAATCAATTAAAAATCAAACATCTAAAAGGAATTATTGGAACTTCGATGGGCGGTTTTCAGGCCATACAATGGGCAGTAAATTACCCAAACTTTATGGATTTCATCATACCTATTACAACAAGTTCTAATGTAAAAGGTCAGAATTTTGCAATCTTCAATCTAATGAATATGTTTATTACAGAAGATCCAAATTATAAAGATGGGAAATATGATATAAATCCAGAAATAGGGCCACAAAATGCATCTATGCTTTTATATATCTTTGGATTTTCACCAGCATACTATAAAACTAATTTAAATGATGAAATTATTGAATCATTGAATGAAATGAAATTAGAAGGCTTAAAAACAGATGCTAATGATATTGTATGGCGAAATGAAGCAGCTATTTCCTTTGATGTAAGTGAAGATTTGTTTAAAATTAAAGCAAGAACACTAATTATTGGAATTAATCAAGATCAATATTTTCCTCCAGACATAGATACAATACCTCTTTTTGAGGGAATAAAAAATTCCAAAATCTTTTTATATGATTCTTTATTAGGCCATTTAGGTTCAAGTGAAATTAAAAAAGCAGAACTTGCAATTAAAGATTTTTTAGATGAAATAGTTTGATATTCCATTTTAAATTTGAATAATTTGTGATAGTTAGGTATAAATCAATAAATATTTCTTATTTTTAGCTAATCAAACTTGCTAAATAGTTATTTATGATATTGGCTCAATTAACTCTAATAGCTAATAGATATAACAAAATAATTATTCTTTAAAGTATATATCAAAGATATAATATGAGGTATAACTGTGCATGTTAAAATTACGGATTATGGGGTTTCTAAAAAATTAGGGAAGTATTATGTTATTTATCAAATAACTAACATTGATAAAGAAACAACAAATAAAATAAAAGAATTAGTTAAAGAAAAAATAACAGATAAATCCGGAGTTTTATATTTAACTGCTTATTTTGATAAAGAATTCTTCCCTTTTAAAAGCAAAGAAGCAAAATTAGTTCCTTCAGATTTCGTAGCGCGTGAAGAAATAGAAATGACTGCCTATTTAAC
This portion of the Methanobacterium sp. genome encodes:
- a CDS encoding HEAT repeat domain-containing protein, which gives rise to MDNLIKNLENEDIEIRKKATEEIGESRDPNGIEPLIKTFNDTNPEVRFQAAKSLGKIGKPAISPLIKALRSDKKGNIKKYVTLALKEIGDSSVVDTLIEVLNDKEFGVRKFAAKALGEIGDKKAIDPLIEKLNDEDWGVKMATLKALGDIGDERAIDPIKKARRAATGDKDLKKVANKALKKINK
- a CDS encoding metallophosphoesterase, with amino-acid sequence MKNNEIFGAKIIDTALQINDYLIISDIHLGYEQSLNAEGIMVPRFQYKKIIKRLKEIKNVSNATKIIINGDLKHEFGKISKQEWNEVIDFTSFLKKNFDEILLIKGNHDNFTKFIAKKSQLEVYEKYSVENYLIIHGDKIPKGYNKIKEETIIIGHEHPSISIRNVERVEKIKCFLKGKLNGKNLIVMPSFNFITEGSDVMHEKTISPFLDADSLEDFEVIAVEYFEILYFGKIKDLIKIKDKFI
- a CDS encoding ATP-dependent helicase; amino-acid sequence: MIERQEKLYDDNEIYKLLHPWVKKWFKCNFESFTESQKYAIMDIHKGNNILISSPTGSGKTLTAFLSIISQLAMLSDMGKLEDKVYCIYISPLKALDNDIEKNLEHPLSEIEKIAGKNLGIRKAVRTGDTSQYERTKMLKKPPHILITTPETLSILLCAPKFREKLKDVGYVIIDEIHSLADNKRGVHLSLSLERLKNLAGNFTRIGLSATVSPLEKVAKYLVGYEYSEVRSCKIVEVNYLKQRDIKVLCPVEDIISSDPDEMNKNTYTLLNELIQTHKTTLIFTNTRSGTESVVFNLKKRFKDMYDDENIMAHHSSLSKELRLETEDKLKDGQLKVVVSSTSLELGIDIGYIDLVILLSSPKSVSRALQRIGRSGHKLHEKSKGRIIVVDRDDLVECSLILKNAIEGKIDEINIPENCLDVLSQQIYGMAIETKWDIDMAYDLIKKSYCYRNLSINDYLSVLSYLAGEYTDLEDRYVYAKIWVDYETNMFGKRGKLARMLYSTNIGTIPDRSSARVKCAGQVVGNVEEDFMEKLQKGDTFVLGGKIYRFNYAQGMTINVTLSSGPPSIPSWFSEQLPLSFDLALEIQRFRAIMEGKFQAIRSKEEIMDFIQEFLYVDYNAANSIYEYFKEQYLYAIIPSNKKILIEYYTGFGNRKFVVFHTCFGRRVNDALSRAVAYIIAKKHKRDVMISISDNGFYLSSEGKIGGLESFNNLNSDNIEEILINAIEKTETLAGRFRHCAGRALMILRRYKGKEKSVSRQQVKGKILLKFVRELDQDFSILKEARREVIEDFMDVKNTKRVLKMIESGQIEIKQINTNIPSPFAFNLVAQCYLDVLKYEERIEFIRRMHQAIIKKIEDK
- a CDS encoding P-loop NTPase; the protein is MARVIVVASGKGGVGKTTIAANLGIALSVHGEDVIVLDLDIAMANLELILGLEDKPVTLQEVLAGKDIIHNAIYEGPGGVRIVPAGLSLFGLKDMKLERLEEVLEVLTEDIDILLIDAPGGLERDALAALEVANELILVTTPEITSLSDALKTKIVAEKLGIDILGVVINKMRTDKAFLTTDEIEVILNLPVISVIPDDPELNKASASGNSIFTRNPNSKTSKILMNLSATVIGEYTYENDLTSEGIVSKFFQSIYSKYVNVYKS
- a CDS encoding nucleoside deaminase; amino-acid sequence: MEKHYMFMKKAIEEAKKGLKEQGIPIGAILVKNDEIIARGHNKLLQKNSVILHGEMDCIENAGRLKGVDYKECTLYTTLSPCDMCSGLILLYNIPKVVIGENKTLKGPEDYLRENGVELINLDLEECKTLMNDYISENSEIWDLELEKIK
- a CDS encoding alpha/beta fold hydrolase, with the protein product MLKPQYYVVNDFKFESGDVISELKVEYAIFGNKQTDNKGNIINGVLYLHGWSGDYTSIKRIEDIIGPGKAIDTNKFFVICPTVLGSPGSSSPSNSSLGSKFPKYGIIDMVNAQFCLVNQLKIKHLKGIIGTSMGGFQAIQWAVNYPNFMDFIIPITTSSNVKGQNFAIFNLMNMFITEDPNYKDGKYDINPEIGPQNASMLLYIFGFSPAYYKTNLNDEIIESLNEMKLEGLKTDANDIVWRNEAAISFDVSEDLFKIKARTLIIGINQDQYFPPDIDTIPLFEGIKNSKIFLYDSLLGHLGSSEIKKAELAIKDFLDEIV